One Hyalangium gracile genomic window carries:
- a CDS encoding response regulator — translation MLSELRMPVMDGFHFLSYLMDHGFELPIVLASAPGAQQPLHYVLAPGRGIACPLSSSRPSRGCQELHASRASSNAMRHGVTLVEFLRYCFEQRQTHVLEVSAGEHTAELHLTFGQLTHACGEGREGLPVLLEMMGWKEPCLRILPKLPGTRNSITEAMEPLLRQAETLQSLSSDPSLVPEAPRSPSTTDQGRSWLSGWMRSWLADLLHAHSLSVFSPRMRRDPGLFDVVSSGRGEAGAESPAR, via the coding sequence ATGCTCTCCGAGCTGCGAATGCCGGTGATGGATGGCTTCCACTTCCTGTCCTACCTGATGGACCACGGCTTCGAGCTGCCCATCGTCCTGGCCAGCGCCCCTGGCGCGCAGCAGCCCCTGCACTATGTCCTCGCGCCTGGGCGAGGGATTGCATGCCCGCTGTCCTCGAGCCGCCCGTCCCGGGGTTGCCAGGAGCTCCACGCGTCGCGAGCCTCGAGCAACGCCATGCGGCACGGCGTGACGCTGGTCGAGTTCCTCCGCTACTGCTTCGAGCAGCGGCAGACCCACGTGCTGGAGGTGAGCGCCGGCGAGCACACCGCGGAGCTCCACCTCACCTTCGGCCAGCTCACCCATGCCTGCGGTGAGGGACGAGAGGGACTGCCCGTGCTCCTGGAGATGATGGGCTGGAAGGAGCCGTGTCTGAGAATCCTCCCCAAGCTGCCAGGCACGCGCAATTCCATCACCGAAGCCATGGAGCCGCTCCTGCGGCAGGCGGAAACCTTGCAGAGCCTCTCCAGCGACCCCTCGCTCGTGCCCGAGGCCCCTCGCTCACCGTCCACCACGGATCAGGGCCGCTCCTGGCTGTCTGGCTGGATGCGCTCGTGGCTGGCGGATTTGCTTCACGCCCACTCCCTGTCTGTCTTTTCTCCGCGGATGAGGCGGGACCCCGGATTGTTCGACGTGGTATCCAGTGGCAGAGGAGAAGCCGGCGCTGAGAGTCCGGCACGGTGA
- a CDS encoding response regulator, whose amino-acid sequence MTGKRTLLFLEDDEDLQSLVSTYLHERGYEVKSARSAHEARSILADTPVDAAIVDGQLPGMTGASYIQEVRQTLPQLPILFASAFWRDLKSHELLTKQLGVARILHKPYTPHELLVWVEQVLAAKDQKTPEAVADDDLAAAIAALSAEYGARLREKHQELADAVERAQLGVPEAMEESLKLAHKLHGTAGSYGFAQVSLAAGQVEKQLLQLRDGDGSWGAVHSALQELLAAATLSSPPDETSHSVLGTVLVVDDDPRWLAEVERMGRERLVRVLPARSAEDAMTIAQQHWVDGVLLHVHAGAPQGGFELAAQLRGESGAHNGLPLTFFSSDGALEHRVAAAHAGASLYLSQPFSPLEFMGAVERMVAARRPERSRVLALDDDPLALRALTRTLASEHIEVVSLSDPYRLLEALTEHRPDLLLMDVEMPGLSGLDLCRIVRSMPAWQELPILLHTGLVADEFRVAAFRAGADDYLSKPVMREELLARVQARLERGRLARERAERDALTGLLMRRPFLEQLHTRLGETQRWRKPLALCLLDVDHFKKVNDRFGHLAGDRVLATLGRLLLTRFRKEDVRGRWGGEEFVLALMGESAQNARDILARTAAELSRHTFEGDKGERFQVTFSAGLAVVPDDGVQLEELVKRADERLYRAKANGRNRIEIA is encoded by the coding sequence ATGACTGGCAAGAGGACCCTGCTCTTCCTCGAGGACGACGAGGATCTGCAGTCGCTCGTCTCCACGTACCTGCACGAGCGGGGCTACGAAGTGAAGTCCGCCCGCAGTGCCCACGAGGCCCGCTCCATCCTGGCCGACACGCCGGTGGACGCGGCCATCGTGGACGGACAGCTGCCGGGCATGACGGGCGCCAGCTACATCCAGGAGGTCCGGCAGACCCTGCCCCAGCTGCCCATCCTCTTCGCCTCCGCCTTCTGGAGGGATCTCAAGAGCCACGAGCTGCTCACCAAGCAGCTGGGGGTGGCCCGCATCCTCCACAAGCCCTACACGCCGCACGAGCTGCTCGTCTGGGTGGAGCAGGTGCTGGCCGCCAAGGACCAGAAGACGCCGGAGGCGGTGGCGGACGATGACCTCGCCGCCGCCATCGCCGCGCTGAGCGCCGAGTACGGCGCGCGCCTGCGCGAGAAGCACCAGGAGCTGGCGGACGCGGTGGAGCGGGCCCAGCTGGGTGTCCCCGAGGCGATGGAGGAGAGCCTCAAGCTGGCCCACAAGCTCCACGGCACGGCGGGCTCCTACGGCTTCGCCCAGGTGAGCCTGGCGGCCGGACAGGTGGAGAAGCAGCTGCTCCAGCTCCGGGACGGGGACGGCAGCTGGGGCGCGGTGCACTCCGCGCTCCAGGAATTGCTGGCCGCCGCGACGCTGTCCTCGCCTCCGGACGAGACGTCTCACAGCGTCCTCGGCACGGTGCTGGTGGTGGATGACGATCCGCGCTGGCTGGCGGAGGTGGAGCGGATGGGCCGTGAGCGCCTGGTCCGCGTGCTGCCCGCCCGCAGCGCGGAAGACGCCATGACCATCGCGCAGCAGCACTGGGTGGATGGCGTGCTGCTGCACGTGCATGCCGGGGCACCCCAGGGCGGCTTCGAGCTGGCGGCGCAGCTGCGCGGCGAGAGCGGGGCCCACAATGGCCTGCCCCTCACCTTCTTCTCCTCGGACGGCGCGCTGGAGCACCGCGTGGCGGCGGCCCACGCGGGCGCCTCGCTGTACCTGTCACAGCCGTTCAGCCCGCTGGAGTTCATGGGCGCCGTCGAGCGGATGGTGGCGGCCCGGCGGCCCGAGCGCTCGCGCGTGCTGGCGCTGGATGACGACCCGCTGGCGCTGCGCGCCCTCACCCGCACCCTGGCCAGCGAGCACATCGAGGTGGTGAGCCTGTCGGACCCCTACCGCCTGCTCGAGGCGCTCACCGAGCACCGCCCGGACCTGCTGCTGATGGACGTGGAGATGCCGGGGCTGAGCGGGTTGGACCTGTGCCGCATCGTACGCTCCATGCCCGCCTGGCAGGAGCTGCCCATCCTCCTGCATACCGGACTGGTGGCGGACGAGTTCCGCGTCGCGGCCTTCCGGGCGGGCGCGGACGACTACCTCTCCAAGCCCGTGATGCGCGAGGAGCTGCTGGCCCGGGTCCAGGCGCGGCTGGAGCGCGGGCGCCTGGCGCGCGAGCGCGCGGAGCGGGACGCGCTCACCGGCCTGCTGATGCGCCGCCCCTTCCTGGAGCAGCTCCACACCCGGCTGGGCGAGACCCAGCGCTGGCGCAAGCCGCTGGCGCTGTGCCTGCTGGACGTGGACCACTTCAAGAAGGTGAACGACCGGTTCGGGCACCTGGCCGGCGACCGCGTCCTGGCGACGCTGGGACGGCTGCTGCTCACGCGCTTCCGCAAGGAGGACGTGCGAGGTCGCTGGGGAGGCGAGGAGTTCGTGCTCGCGCTCATGGGAGAGTCCGCGCAGAACGCCCGGGACATCCTGGCACGCACCGCCGCCGAGCTCTCCCGGCACACCTTCGAGGGCGACAAGGGCGAGCGCTTCCAGGTGACGTTCAGCGCGGGCCTGGCCGTGGTCCCCGACGACGGCGTCCAGCTGGAGGAGCTCGTCAAGCGCGCCGACGAGCGGCTCTACCGAGCCAAGGCCAACGGCCGCAACCGCATCGAGATCGCCTGA
- a CDS encoding response regulator, producing the protein MLIRKVLLVDDEDDIRTIGQLSLSRVGGWQTVLAASGTEAVTKAASEQPDLILLDVQMPGLDGPTTFGKLRAQEATANLPIIFMTAKIQKQEVARYLELGAIGVIGKPFDPLTLPSEIKRLLPSD; encoded by the coding sequence ATGTTGATTCGCAAGGTGCTGCTGGTGGATGACGAGGATGACATTCGCACCATCGGGCAGCTCAGCCTCAGCCGTGTGGGGGGCTGGCAGACGGTACTGGCCGCGTCGGGGACCGAGGCCGTGACGAAGGCCGCCAGCGAGCAGCCAGACCTCATCCTGCTGGATGTGCAGATGCCCGGGCTGGATGGTCCGACCACCTTCGGCAAGCTGCGCGCCCAGGAAGCCACCGCGAACCTGCCCATCATCTTCATGACGGCGAAGATCCAGAAGCAGGAGGTGGCGCGCTACCTGGAGCTGGGAGCGATTGGCGTGATTGGCAAGCCATTCGATCCCCTGACGCTGCCCTCGGAGATCAAGCGGCTGCTACCCTCGGATTGA
- a CDS encoding DUF2378 family protein, with protein sequence MPALARLSLKERLDRATAADTVRGLFFNGVLDLVRTVTGEEAARRCRSTISQARFFDFFSYSVFDFLRLTFTAAQALSYRRQDFDDALFQLGQRGMKDFLASMAGRTFLSFSGTDERRLLTNLPVLFRTAVSYGERSVQWTGPRSCLLDMKRDFMPTTYHEGAIRTAMELLHPQAVSVQSTPLGPLDCRFEISWE encoded by the coding sequence ATGCCAGCGCTGGCGAGGCTGAGCCTCAAGGAGCGGCTGGACCGGGCGACGGCGGCGGACACGGTGCGCGGACTGTTCTTCAATGGCGTGCTGGATCTGGTGCGCACCGTCACGGGCGAGGAGGCGGCGCGGCGCTGCCGCTCGACGATCAGCCAGGCCCGCTTCTTCGACTTCTTCAGCTACTCCGTCTTCGACTTCCTCCGGCTCACCTTCACGGCCGCGCAAGCTCTCAGCTACCGCCGGCAAGACTTCGATGATGCGCTCTTCCAGCTGGGGCAGCGCGGGATGAAGGACTTCCTGGCCTCCATGGCCGGCAGGACATTCCTGAGCTTCTCGGGCACGGACGAGCGGCGGCTGCTGACCAACCTGCCCGTCCTCTTCCGCACGGCGGTGAGCTACGGCGAGCGCTCCGTGCAGTGGACGGGGCCACGGAGCTGCCTGCTCGACATGAAGCGAGACTTCATGCCGACCACGTACCACGAGGGCGCCATCCGGACGGCGATGGAGCTGCTCCACCCGCAGGCCGTCTCCGTCCAGAGCACGCCCCTGGGCCCCCTGGACTGCCGCTTCGAAATATCCTGGGAGTAG